In a single window of the candidate division WOR-3 bacterium genome:
- a CDS encoding MFS transporter, translating into MKGPGFNYALRMSIFQGVFTNVHITLTAGMFLVGYALYLGATPFHIGVLAGIPAFLTGLGFVAAYLINRVTYRKAITMITSGIARLLFIIPVIFLALGSKMPLLSFLIMIGFFNALLVIADNAWLSWMSDLVPQDIRGRFFGIRNTAMSLVGMVVAISGARLLDYFKAQNKPEIGFIIIFSAATIFAFVGIIFLSKQPEIQSVRKKVDFKTIFLAPLKNQNFRNFLKFMAFWNLTSGIASPFYIVFMLNHLKMPYSRVAIYSIIAGVMILIFGPLWGRAIDRFRSKPVLFLNFLGIGFLPFLWLFPKENFLFPVWLDAFLTGVFWPAVNLGVFNIVLSLSENEELKESYFAIYSTITGMAGFISSLIGGYLANLTKHLSLTVFGLHLVNYQFFFVFAGLTRFLSLIFLRRVSEAYESSPTYMLGIMTDYALRRLNYGKDFILSTLRTFRRR; encoded by the coding sequence ATGAAAGGGCCTGGTTTTAATTACGCACTTCGCATGTCGATCTTTCAGGGGGTTTTTACCAATGTCCATATTACGCTAACCGCAGGCATGTTTTTAGTAGGTTATGCCCTTTATTTAGGTGCCACACCATTTCATATCGGCGTATTGGCAGGCATTCCGGCTTTTCTTACCGGTTTAGGTTTTGTGGCTGCCTATTTAATTAATCGTGTTACCTACCGCAAAGCTATTACTATGATCACTTCAGGGATTGCCCGGCTGCTTTTTATTATTCCAGTTATCTTTTTGGCCTTGGGATCGAAAATGCCCCTGCTATCGTTTTTGATAATGATTGGATTTTTTAATGCCCTACTAGTAATCGCTGATAATGCCTGGCTTTCCTGGATGAGTGACTTAGTGCCTCAAGATATTCGCGGTCGATTTTTCGGAATTCGAAATACAGCCATGAGTCTTGTTGGGATGGTGGTTGCGATTAGCGGAGCCCGGCTCTTAGATTATTTTAAAGCCCAAAATAAACCAGAAATTGGATTTATCATAATTTTTTCGGCGGCAACAATTTTTGCATTTGTGGGGATAATTTTTCTCTCAAAACAGCCAGAGATCCAGAGTGTTCGCAAAAAAGTTGATTTTAAGACAATATTTTTAGCGCCACTTAAAAATCAGAACTTCCGGAATTTTCTTAAATTTATGGCCTTTTGGAACTTAACTAGCGGTATTGCTAGCCCATTTTATATAGTATTTATGTTAAACCACCTAAAAATGCCTTATTCCCGCGTCGCCATTTACTCTATAATTGCCGGCGTGATGATTTTGATCTTCGGCCCGTTGTGGGGTCGAGCGATTGACCGATTTCGGTCCAAGCCGGTTTTGTTTCTGAATTTTCTTGGTATTGGATTTTTGCCTTTTCTGTGGCTTTTCCCGAAAGAAAATTTTCTCTTCCCGGTATGGCTTGATGCTTTTCTTACTGGGGTTTTTTGGCCGGCGGTAAATTTAGGGGTATTCAATATTGTATTATCTCTTTCAGAAAACGAGGAACTTAAAGAAAGTTACTTTGCAATCTACTCGACAATAACCGGGATGGCTGGGTTTATCTCTTCGCTTATTGGTGGTTATCTAGCCAATCTTACGAAACATTTATCACTAACAGTTTTCGGGCTCCACCTAGTCAATTATCAGTTTTTCTTTGTGTTTGCCGGGCTGACCCGATTCCTAAGCCTTATATTTCTACGCCGGGTCTCTGAGGCTTATGAAAGCTCACCAACTTATATGTTGGGGATTATGACCGATTATGCCCTCCGTCGGCTCAATTATGGTAAAGACTTTATTTTAAGCACCCTTCGGACTTTTCGCCGCCGATGA
- a CDS encoding M23 family metallopeptidase, which yields MLTILLTLITSLIPLDNSLLNIDQHENWAVFRFYDLQKNLIAEIKDIPIYSYKIASDKQYLYLITDKGLEVYNALGHRTNFIGDWGHWAFSSDNKYMACASEKKVRIYKEGQKDFEILLPSAAIHSIIFSPYNQYIGVICRNHFLLINLLEKKTEWLKEFSRPLIWGKFHSQDTILLVTEERNNLCGHVYIINTNGQLITNVPFSYQNYEEQIQNIEIVDQNIVAQTHLRKWVVTENKANEDTESQLATNSIIKLSGDSISWPLGPLDVLHPIGNNWGEFQNYGGLSYYHPGVDILSPYQPNVPVYAVKRGYVKAWLTTGNYLYWRLAIADSSLNYTDSCDAYLYAHIDSSRFHKNVGDTVEAGELIGYLVYWPVDSAHFHHLHFAKIRDRGATWPVADWDFVFNPLLSLHPNFDTFPPTFENARVGSLLAFCRNNTSTYLSPTNLNGDVDIIAKVYDKFSCSTGDTIWDRLIPLKIEYEITGPQSKPRELSFIFDYFR from the coding sequence ATGCTTACAATTTTATTAACATTGATCACGAGCCTTATACCCTTAGATAACTCGCTTTTGAATATTGACCAACATGAAAATTGGGCAGTGTTTCGTTTCTATGACTTACAAAAAAATTTAATCGCCGAAATAAAAGATATTCCGATCTATAGCTATAAAATTGCATCCGATAAGCAATATTTATATCTGATAACTGATAAGGGATTAGAGGTGTATAATGCCTTGGGACATAGAACCAACTTCATTGGTGATTGGGGACATTGGGCTTTTTCTTCAGATAATAAATATATGGCATGTGCCTCAGAGAAGAAAGTTAGAATCTATAAGGAGGGTCAAAAAGACTTTGAAATTTTATTACCATCGGCTGCCATACATTCAATTATTTTTTCCCCGTATAACCAATATATTGGGGTCATCTGCCGAAATCATTTTTTACTAATAAATCTTTTGGAGAAGAAAACCGAATGGTTAAAAGAGTTTTCTCGCCCGCTAATATGGGGTAAATTCCACAGCCAGGATACAATTCTTTTGGTCACCGAAGAGCGCAATAATCTTTGTGGTCATGTGTATATCATTAATACTAATGGACAATTGATTACCAATGTGCCGTTTAGTTATCAAAATTATGAAGAACAGATTCAAAACATTGAAATCGTAGACCAAAATATCGTAGCCCAAACTCACCTTCGGAAATGGGTAGTTACAGAAAACAAAGCAAACGAAGATACAGAATCCCAGTTAGCTACTAATAGTATCATAAAGCTTTCCGGGGACAGTATATCTTGGCCCCTGGGACCTCTTGATGTGTTACATCCAATAGGCAACAACTGGGGTGAATTCCAGAATTACGGTGGCTTATCTTATTATCACCCAGGTGTCGACATACTTTCGCCCTATCAGCCCAATGTGCCAGTCTATGCCGTAAAGCGCGGCTATGTTAAAGCTTGGCTAACTACTGGTAATTATCTTTACTGGCGATTAGCAATTGCTGACTCTTCCTTAAATTATACCGACTCTTGTGATGCATATCTATATGCCCATATTGACTCGTCTCGGTTTCATAAAAATGTTGGTGATACCGTAGAAGCTGGTGAGCTCATTGGTTATTTGGTGTATTGGCCGGTTGATAGTGCCCATTTTCATCATCTGCATTTTGCTAAGATTCGTGACCGTGGTGCAACGTGGCCAGTTGCCGATTGGGACTTCGTATTTAATCCGCTGCTTTCTTTACATCCCAATTTTGATACTTTCCCACCGACCTTTGAAAATGCCCGGGTTGGCTCATTGTTAGCTTTTTGCCGTAATAATACCTCGACCTATCTTTCACCGACCAATCTCAACGGTGATGTTGATATTATCGCTAAGGTGTATGATAAGTTCTCCTGTTCAACTGGTGATACGATTTGGGATCGGCTAATTCCGTTAAAAATTGAATACGAAATTACCGGCCCCCAATCAAAACCTCGCGAGCTATCATTTATTTTCGATTATTTTCGATAA
- a CDS encoding BREX system ATP-binding domain-containing protein, whose product MDRKVALLIINKLGSSGTPPEVGVEAFSIGLDKYLKTIEDEYLNGILKNYHLSSFKLVVGNYGGGKTHFLYSVRNLAFKHGYVVVYVSLNPTECPFDKLELVYKQIINNIQITPPTKETLSFPLTGIEAFIEQWYSQVKEKLNQTTAINDYLSTLRGIESSSFLNAIKGAFFNWGTSNIEEFNAIIQYLKGEEIGKEIRARYRISERIDKATAFRMIRSFIQWVHLIGYNGVVFLFDEAERGISMSSSKDKRRALDNLRQIVDECGNSRLPGAMFFYAIPDENLLLEGAGGVYEALKQRLTTVFSNINPLGVKIDLEELGISPQEFLIALGEKLIEIFNTAYDFTLAPEERKKLIKIFSERSAQAYGFDISYRRLFIVTMLGALQRIKNEPEALKKILSNPQEVDRLLRITSRKLISEEQRDITETEF is encoded by the coding sequence ATGGATAGGAAAGTCGCATTGTTAATAATTAATAAATTAGGTAGTAGCGGCACACCACCCGAAGTTGGTGTAGAGGCATTTAGTATTGGCTTAGATAAATACTTAAAAACCATTGAAGACGAATACTTAAATGGTATATTAAAAAATTATCATCTTTCGTCGTTTAAATTGGTCGTTGGAAATTACGGCGGTGGTAAGACGCACTTTTTGTACTCGGTAAGAAATCTGGCCTTCAAACATGGCTATGTGGTAGTATATGTTTCATTAAATCCCACTGAATGTCCTTTTGATAAGTTAGAACTTGTTTATAAACAGATTATAAATAATATTCAAATTACCCCACCGACTAAAGAAACTCTATCGTTTCCGTTAACAGGCATTGAAGCGTTCATTGAACAATGGTACTCTCAGGTTAAAGAAAAACTAAATCAAACTACAGCAATAAATGATTATCTGAGCACCCTACGAGGTATCGAGAGCAGCAGTTTTCTAAATGCCATAAAGGGAGCTTTCTTTAATTGGGGCACGTCTAACATTGAAGAATTTAATGCTATTATTCAATACTTAAAGGGCGAGGAAATTGGTAAAGAAATTCGAGCTCGTTATCGAATTTCTGAGCGAATTGATAAAGCGACAGCATTTCGAATGATTAGAAGCTTTATTCAGTGGGTTCACCTTATTGGTTATAATGGAGTCGTGTTTTTATTTGATGAGGCTGAACGAGGCATTTCTATGTCTAGCTCGAAAGATAAACGGCGGGCACTGGATAACTTACGGCAGATTGTTGACGAATGCGGTAACAGTCGATTACCAGGTGCAATGTTTTTTTATGCTATCCCTGATGAAAATTTACTTTTAGAAGGCGCTGGTGGAGTTTACGAAGCATTGAAACAACGATTAACAACCGTTTTTTCTAATATTAATCCACTGGGTGTAAAGATTGATTTAGAAGAACTAGGAATTTCACCGCAGGAGTTTCTTATTGCCTTGGGTGAAAAATTAATAGAAATTTTTAATACTGCCTATGATTTTACACTAGCCCCAGAAGAACGAAAAAAATTAATCAAAATTTTTTCTGAACGATCAGCACAAGCTTATGGTTTTGATATTAGCTATCGTCGATTGTTTATAGTAACGATGCTTGGTGCGCTACAAAGAATAAAAAATGAACCAGAGGCTTTAAAAAAAATTTTATCTAATCCTCAGGAGGTTGATCGACTTCTTAGAATTACCAGCCGAAAACTTATTAGCGAAGAACAAAGGGATATAACCGAAACCGAATTTTAG
- a CDS encoding BREX system ATP-binding domain-containing protein yields the protein MVKDRQVFHPVFGKGILLSVRKSPIRLQTECFVSFESGLKLWIPAYRLSGVDKELTQGIVKDGRVLKEEELKIKAHRMIEAFRLGIVPAEDVSDFTFGREVETKVIQKLLNNLKEGSGGAILIEGSYGAGKSHFLEYIKSEALKQKALVSSVVLSTQETTPARPKRVYRDIIANLRYRKDNFLKPPSSGIFLETIEGGFRDLLFSAAKNYRAPDFLDMKEHIFWAPVLKQLQRIEEDSYKAEVFWQWIEGESTKEYAVGRYVHNKRIVMPYRISGGWRIPALYDFSTAIDFYCYLISGLSYLARKLNYSGLVLLMDEVETIAFHGNSFYYERGTAFLDGLIKMAQNSPALKSFNTQLIHNQVRPTPYIYKDSYVLLVLASTPEPATMRFKSMVNAHIELEPLTAEHLSSCFEALLEYYKIAFPNVEILSTTKRQILENALKYHKAGVRYFLKYVVESLDTIRINRTFKFA from the coding sequence ATGGTAAAAGATCGGCAAGTATTTCATCCAGTTTTTGGTAAGGGCATTTTGCTGTCGGTTCGGAAATCACCCATAAGGCTTCAAACCGAATGTTTTGTAAGTTTTGAATCCGGGCTTAAATTATGGATACCGGCTTATCGGTTAAGCGGGGTAGATAAAGAACTCACCCAAGGGATTGTGAAAGATGGTAGAGTGCTTAAGGAGGAAGAATTAAAAATTAAGGCTCATCGTATGATAGAAGCATTTCGCTTAGGAATTGTTCCAGCCGAAGATGTTTCTGATTTTACTTTTGGACGTGAGGTTGAAACCAAAGTAATTCAAAAACTACTAAACAATCTTAAAGAAGGATCGGGTGGGGCAATACTTATTGAGGGTAGCTACGGTGCTGGTAAATCCCATTTTTTAGAGTATATAAAATCAGAAGCATTGAAACAGAAAGCCCTGGTAAGTTCAGTGGTGCTTTCCACCCAAGAGACGACGCCAGCTCGTCCTAAACGAGTATATCGGGATATAATAGCTAATTTGCGTTATCGGAAGGATAATTTTCTTAAACCACCATCATCAGGTATTTTTTTAGAAACGATTGAGGGGGGATTTCGAGATTTGTTGTTTAGTGCCGCAAAAAATTATCGGGCGCCTGATTTTTTAGATATGAAGGAACACATCTTTTGGGCACCGGTCTTAAAACAATTACAGCGAATTGAAGAAGATAGTTATAAGGCTGAAGTTTTTTGGCAATGGATTGAAGGCGAGAGCACCAAGGAATACGCAGTCGGGCGGTACGTACACAACAAGAGAATAGTTATGCCGTATCGGATTTCTGGTGGTTGGCGGATTCCGGCACTGTATGATTTTTCTACAGCGATCGACTTTTATTGTTATTTAATCTCCGGGCTTTCTTATTTGGCTCGGAAACTTAATTATTCCGGATTAGTGCTACTAATGGATGAGGTAGAAACGATTGCTTTTCACGGTAATTCTTTTTACTACGAACGCGGCACAGCATTTCTTGACGGACTTATCAAGATGGCACAGAATAGTCCGGCGCTTAAAAGCTTTAATACCCAGCTGATTCACAATCAAGTTCGACCAACACCTTATATCTATAAAGACAGTTACGTTTTATTAGTTTTAGCCAGTACACCCGAACCAGCTACAATGCGGTTTAAGAGTATGGTTAACGCACATATTGAACTTGAACCGTTGACAGCTGAGCATCTTTCAAGTTGTTTTGAGGCCTTATTAGAGTACTACAAAATAGCTTTCCCTAATGTCGAAATTTTATCTACTACTAAACGACAAATTCTTGAAAATGCATTAAAATACCACAAAGCCGGCGTGCGGTATTTTCTTAAATATGTAGTGGAAAGTTTGGATACTATAAGAATTAATCGAACTTTTAAATTCGCCTAA
- a CDS encoding DEAD/DEAH box helicase → MNFQIKKLLPKTYFPFLGRFSALTEVQMKAIPEIMQYKDVLVISPSASGKTEAVVAPLLEQALSENCAGLRILYISPTRALVNDLYRRLLEPVNYLGLTIERKTGDYPQISEKKLPYIILTTPESFDSLLCRHPKIFLMLHGVILDELHLLHGTPRGDQLRILLKRLERILGGRKISCAALSATIDDFQIANYYFPDPQKISVISVPERRLLDYKLIPAHKGYLTELITEFITKGFRKILWFFNARSLVEEFMLKLKKLSPPYPVLGHHSSLSKKERESIEHFMNTSSRAILCATSTLELGIDIGDIDCVVQYRPPPNVSSLLQRIGRGNRRNHERLYTIGIYASLLDRIVFETFFECARDGKLYTRPYLPSLAVLPQQIFSYAYQRRRVGLTFEAFNNVTNHYLDDFEIKSKVFEFTVQKGYLREVRRGIYFLTEKLEKKLTYGKIHSNIQEKSFGAYAVYDAESGRFLGQIFYLSERFILGGKTYEVLRIDEKEFKVFVRHLEDEIGSTKIFEGTGALGYHYQMIPLFIKKIFPNLSQTGFPYFVKANQTAIIHMLGGLYSFIIKQALKKEGIRVTDFEGVMFVFDWPHLTYFPVPEKQTIREVINENLFRLEDNLGSGAFFRYLPRELQIEEHYRALDIDGLLDFISSWPLVRISIDDMINLDPQTLSNTSKIEN, encoded by the coding sequence GTGAATTTCCAAATTAAAAAGCTTTTACCTAAAACCTATTTTCCATTTTTAGGCCGATTCAGTGCCTTAACAGAGGTTCAGATGAAAGCAATTCCCGAAATTATGCAATATAAAGATGTACTAGTAATTTCGCCTTCGGCTTCTGGAAAGACCGAAGCGGTAGTAGCACCGTTACTTGAACAGGCGTTAAGCGAAAATTGTGCAGGATTAAGGATTCTTTATATTTCACCAACACGAGCCCTAGTAAATGATCTTTACCGTAGACTTTTAGAGCCAGTTAATTATTTGGGATTAACAATCGAACGGAAAACCGGGGATTACCCTCAAATTTCTGAAAAAAAACTCCCTTACATCATTTTAACTACTCCAGAATCCTTTGATTCGCTTTTATGTCGTCACCCTAAAATTTTTCTTATGCTCCACGGGGTAATATTAGACGAACTTCATCTTTTACACGGAACACCTCGGGGTGATCAGCTTAGAATTTTACTAAAGCGACTAGAACGGATTTTAGGCGGACGAAAAATAAGTTGTGCGGCGCTTTCAGCAACAATCGATGACTTTCAGATAGCCAATTATTATTTTCCTGACCCTCAAAAAATTAGTGTCATTTCTGTACCGGAGAGAAGACTACTTGATTATAAACTAATTCCAGCACACAAGGGATATTTGACTGAGTTAATTACAGAATTTATCACTAAGGGTTTTCGAAAAATTCTTTGGTTTTTTAACGCTCGAAGTCTTGTCGAAGAGTTTATGTTAAAATTAAAAAAACTATCCCCGCCGTATCCAGTACTAGGGCATCACTCGTCGCTTTCTAAAAAAGAAAGAGAATCAATTGAGCATTTTATGAATACTTCATCAAGGGCAATTCTCTGCGCCACGTCGACTTTAGAATTGGGCATTGATATTGGAGATATCGATTGCGTTGTGCAGTATCGCCCACCTCCTAATGTTAGTTCGCTTCTTCAACGCATTGGACGTGGGAATCGGCGTAATCACGAGCGACTTTATACTATTGGTATCTATGCTTCACTACTAGACCGGATTGTTTTTGAAACTTTCTTTGAATGTGCCCGTGATGGCAAGCTTTACACTCGTCCCTACCTGCCGTCACTTGCCGTGCTACCTCAGCAAATTTTTTCTTACGCCTATCAACGACGACGGGTCGGTTTAACCTTTGAAGCGTTTAATAATGTTACCAATCATTACCTTGACGATTTTGAGATAAAGTCTAAGGTTTTTGAGTTTACCGTGCAAAAAGGTTATTTGCGGGAAGTAAGACGTGGCATATATTTTCTTACCGAAAAGTTAGAAAAAAAACTCACTTATGGTAAAATTCACTCAAATATTCAAGAAAAAAGCTTTGGGGCATATGCAGTTTACGATGCCGAAAGCGGACGGTTTTTAGGACAAATATTCTATTTGAGCGAGCGATTTATTTTGGGCGGTAAAACTTATGAGGTGCTGCGGATTGACGAAAAAGAATTCAAAGTATTTGTTCGGCACTTAGAAGACGAGATTGGTTCTACTAAAATTTTTGAGGGTACCGGGGCCTTGGGGTATCATTATCAGATGATTCCTTTATTTATTAAAAAAATTTTCCCGAATCTATCGCAAACCGGATTTCCTTATTTCGTAAAAGCTAATCAGACAGCAATTATTCACATGCTCGGTGGGCTTTATAGTTTTATTATCAAACAGGCTCTTAAAAAAGAAGGAATTCGAGTCACAGATTTTGAAGGGGTAATGTTTGTGTTTGACTGGCCCCATTTAACATACTTCCCGGTTCCTGAAAAGCAGACAATTCGCGAGGTTATTAATGAAAATTTATTTCGACTTGAGGACAATTTAGGTTCGGGGGCTTTTTTTCGATATTTGCCGCGGGAGCTACAAATCGAAGAACATTATCGGGCATTGGACATCGACGGACTTCTTGATTTCATTAGCTCCTGGCCTTTGGTTAGAATATCTATAGATGATATGATAAATCTAGATCCCCAAACCCTATCAAATACTAGTAAAATTGAAAATTAA